One Brassica oleracea var. oleracea cultivar TO1000 chromosome C7, BOL, whole genome shotgun sequence genomic window carries:
- the LOC106301215 gene encoding uncharacterized protein At1g04910-like: MLAKNRLPGSGHTTPSPPGSPRRSPRYRRSKASGRFPTVVQPNRTLAHRLSWLIVSVLLRRQGVFLFAPLIYISCMLIYMGTVSFDVGPIIRHRSPPGSVYKSPQLYAKLRPEMDADNSTADAISTIWKHSYKGVEWKPYVNKSTGALPDSNGYIYVEANGGLNQQRTSICNAVAVAGYLNATLVIPNFHYHSIWRDPSKFGDIYDEEFFVSTLANDVRVVDTIPEYLMERFDYNMTNVYNFRVKAWSPIQYYRDSILPKLLEEKVIRISPFANRLSFDAPKPVQRLRCLANYEALRFSEPILTLGETLVKRMKEQSANHGAKYVSVHLRFEEDMVAFSCCVFDGGKQEKQDMIAARERGWKGKFTKPGRVIRPGAIRQNGKCPLTPLEVGLMLRGMGFNKSTYIYLASGQIYNANRTMAPLLEMFPNLQTKEMLASEEELAPYKNFSSRMAAIDYTVCLHSEVFVTTQGGNFPHFLMGHRRYLFGGHSKTIRPDKRKLAIIFDNPNIGWRSFKRQMLNMRSHSDSKGFELKRPNDSIYTFPCPDCMSRRNKTTTPDTRPPSAS, translated from the exons GGAAGCGGCCACACTACACCCTCCCCTCCGGGGTCTCCTCGCCGCTCTCCTCGTTACCGTCGGTCAAAAGCCTCCGGTCGCTTTCCCACCGTTGTTCAGCCGAATCGGACCCTCGCTCATCGCCTATCGTGGCTCATCGTATCGGTTCTCCTCCGGCGTCAGGGGGTTTTCCTGTTCGCTCCTCTAATCTACATCTCGTGTATGCTGATTTACATGGGAACCGTTTCGTTCGACGTTGGTCCCATCATAAGGCATCGGTCTCCGCCTGGATCCGTCTACAAAAGCCCCCAGCTTTACGCCAAGCTCCGCCCTGAGATGGACGCCGATAACTCCACGGCTGATGCG ATATCAACCATTTGGAAGCATTCCTATAAAGGTGTGGAGTGGAAGCCGTACGTGAACAAGTCCACTGGAG CCTTGCCGGACTCGAACGGTTACATATATGTGGAGGCAAACGGGGGCTTGAATCAGCAACGGACATCG ATATGCAATGCGGTTGCTGTCGCAGGCTATCTTAATGCAACTCTAGTGATTCCTAACTTTCACTATCACAGCATATGGAGAGATCCAAG TAAATTTGGGGATATCTACGATGAAGAGTTCTTTGTCAGTACCTTAGCAAATGATGTGCGGGTGGTTGACACAATTCCTGAATATCTAATGGAGCGATTTGACTATAACATGACAAACGTCTACAACTTCAGAGTCAAAGCTTGGTCACCTATTCAATATTATCGGGACTCGATCTTGCCGAAGCTACTTGAGGAGAA GGTTATACGAATATCCCCATTTGCAAATAGACTCTCGTTTGATGCTCCTAAACCTGTCCAGAGACTTAGATGTTTGGCGAACTACGAAGCCTTGAGGTTTTCAGAACCCATACTAACCCTAGGAGAAACACTGGTGAAGAGAATGAAGGAGCAGAGTGCAAACCACGGAGCAAAGTACGTATCTGTACATCTGCGCTTTGAAGAG GACATGGTAGCTTTCTCATGCTGTGTATTTGATGGTGGCAAGCAAGAAAAACAAGATATGATTGCAGCAAGAGAACGAGGGTGGAAAGGAAAATTCACAAAACCAGGTCGTGTTATTCGACCTGGTGCTATCAGGCAAAATGGGAAATGCCCGTTAACTCCTTTAGAG GTGGGTTTAATGCTTAGAGGAATGGGTTTCAACAAAAGCACATATATATACCTTGCATCTGGTCAGATATATAATGCGAATAGAACGATGGCCCCGCTACTAGAGATGTTCCCGAATTTACAAACAAAGGAGATGCTTGCCTCAGAGGAGGAACTTGCTCCATATAAG AACTTCTCTTCCAGAATGGCTGCAATAGATTACACGGTATGTCTCCACAGTGAGGTATTTGTGACCACACAAGGTGGAAACTTTCCTCACTTTCTCATGGGTCATCGAAGATACTTGTTCGGAGGACATTCCAAAACTATCAGACCAGACAAGCGAAAGTTAGCAATCATCTTTGACAATCCCAACATTGG ATGGCGGAGTTTTAAACGTCAGATGCTAAACATGAGATCTCATAGTGACTCAAAGGGGTTTGAGCTTAAAAGACCTAATGACTCCATTTACACATTCCCTTGCCCTGACTGCATGTCCCGTAGGAACAAAACAACGACCCCAGATACTAGGCCACCTTCTGCGTCCTGA